A single region of the Legionella oakridgensis ATCC 33761 = DSM 21215 genome encodes:
- a CDS encoding FUSC family protein, producing MKLRNTTKMAIQAAIAIAIAELISEHFAFERGYWITLTAMALTAQTWGESVKRSVERVGMTALGGCVGTVLYFLLPGDKTIIMIFLLIFVFFTIYLMKIQHLIAMFFLTCFVVFLFALIGNWNLLLLQARIIDTALGAGIALTVGCFLFPVKTNVADLFIGYLQKMNALLKMVIKTKQARTYVSSHVLSMDFQDIKKNALSIRYELLFHRLSGQDFFTVLNRIEQCSLYMSNLIESYQWLLPHLNQDDIRLIETAANTTKHNIKVLILQLQKEGNSTMLPAANVSSLLAKAITKHPERFASLESDTHGFYSLMYFFTQLNENLNEVSVVLAQKY from the coding sequence ATGAAACTTAGAAATACAACCAAAATGGCGATTCAGGCGGCTATTGCCATTGCAATTGCCGAGTTGATTAGTGAACATTTTGCCTTTGAGCGCGGCTACTGGATTACGTTAACGGCTATGGCATTAACGGCTCAAACGTGGGGAGAAAGTGTTAAGCGCTCCGTTGAGCGAGTGGGAATGACTGCCTTGGGGGGCTGTGTCGGAACGGTATTGTATTTTTTACTGCCGGGCGATAAGACAATCATTATGATTTTTTTGCTTATCTTTGTTTTTTTTACCATCTATTTGATGAAAATTCAGCATCTGATTGCCATGTTTTTTCTGACTTGTTTCGTTGTTTTTTTATTTGCATTGATTGGAAATTGGAATTTACTTTTGTTGCAAGCCCGTATTATTGATACAGCGCTAGGGGCTGGTATTGCACTGACTGTAGGGTGTTTTTTATTTCCTGTAAAAACCAATGTGGCTGATTTGTTTATCGGATATTTGCAAAAAATGAATGCTTTGTTGAAGATGGTTATAAAAACAAAACAAGCCAGGACTTATGTCTCTAGCCATGTTTTATCGATGGATTTCCAGGACATTAAAAAAAATGCATTATCCATTCGTTATGAATTATTGTTTCATCGCCTCTCTGGACAGGATTTTTTTACTGTTCTTAATCGCATTGAACAGTGTTCTCTGTACATGAGTAATTTAATTGAGTCTTACCAATGGCTATTGCCTCATTTAAATCAGGATGACATACGTTTGATTGAAACGGCTGCCAACACAACGAAGCATAATATTAAGGTGCTTATCTTGCAGCTTCAGAAAGAAGGTAACAGCACCATGTTGCCTGCTGCAAATGTGTCTTCGTTGTTGGCAAAAGCAATTACGAAGCATCCTGAACGATTTGCCTCATTGGAGAGTGATACCCATGGATTTTATAGCTTGATGTATTTTTTTACTCAACTCAATGAAAACTTGAATGAAGTGTCGGTTGTTCTTGCCCAGAAATACTAA
- a CDS encoding MlaE family ABC transporter permease, whose amino-acid sequence MPKDQSNAHFVFDKENNTYRCEGDWSITHIGNLFREFKQSSIPSSAKLTINGEALTKFDSAGALTLWHCIAELKTQHNSITLDKFNKQQKDLLSVIEEKSENLHYAPPSPKRENVLHHIGKETIHKLNQANGLIVLVGDLSEKIMAAFHHMRRFHFPSIVATIYATGVTALPIIGLLSFLIGVVLAYQMGLQLETYGANIFIAYLSGMAIFREFAPLITAIIVAGRTSSSFTAQIGSMKINEEIDALYTMGLSPTELLVVPKMLGLLLIFPLLIFWSDFFSTVGAMIMSKFMLHVGYVDFMTRLQDSVGLKQMMLGLYKAPAFAILIALVGCFQGFCVEANADSLGEKTTKSVVQALFLIIVADAIYSVIYSWLDL is encoded by the coding sequence ATGCCCAAAGATCAGTCAAATGCCCATTTTGTTTTTGACAAGGAAAATAATACCTATCGTTGTGAAGGAGATTGGTCAATTACTCACATTGGAAATCTCTTTAGAGAATTCAAACAAAGCTCTATTCCTTCCTCGGCAAAACTTACTATTAATGGCGAAGCATTGACAAAATTTGACAGTGCCGGCGCATTAACTCTCTGGCATTGCATAGCAGAATTAAAAACGCAGCATAACTCCATCACATTGGACAAATTTAACAAGCAACAAAAAGACTTGCTTTCCGTCATTGAAGAAAAAAGCGAAAACCTACACTACGCTCCCCCTTCGCCCAAACGGGAAAATGTCTTACATCATATTGGTAAAGAAACAATCCACAAACTAAATCAAGCCAACGGTTTAATTGTTTTGGTAGGCGACCTGAGCGAAAAAATTATGGCGGCCTTCCATCATATGCGACGATTTCATTTTCCAAGTATAGTTGCCACTATTTATGCCACAGGCGTCACCGCCTTACCGATTATCGGTTTGCTCTCCTTTTTAATCGGTGTTGTTCTTGCTTATCAGATGGGCTTACAGCTAGAAACTTATGGTGCCAATATTTTTATTGCTTACTTATCAGGCATGGCGATCTTTCGTGAGTTTGCGCCATTAATTACCGCCATTATTGTCGCTGGCCGAACCAGCTCATCGTTTACGGCTCAAATTGGTAGTATGAAAATTAATGAAGAGATAGACGCATTATATACCATGGGACTTTCTCCCACGGAATTATTGGTAGTTCCCAAGATGCTCGGATTATTATTAATATTTCCTTTACTTATTTTTTGGTCCGACTTCTTCAGCACCGTCGGCGCTATGATTATGTCCAAATTTATGTTACATGTTGGCTATGTCGACTTTATGACTCGTTTGCAAGATTCTGTCGGCCTAAAGCAAATGATGTTAGGTTTATATAAAGCACCTGCATTTGCAATTCTGATTGCACTGGTTGGATGTTTTCAAGGATTTTGTGTGGAAGCCAATGCAGACAGCTTGGGGGAAAAAACCACAAAAAGCGTGGTGCAAGCATTATTTCTAATTATTGTTGCCGATGCAATATATTCTGTTATCTACAGTTGGCTGGATCTTTAA
- a CDS encoding ABC transporter ATP-binding protein — protein sequence MSEPIIEIKGLKNYLGSQWVHSDVNLTVEKGEILAIIGGSGSGKTTILRSILMLLKPTAGTIKVFGKDIEHISEHEANALRQRWGMLFQHSALFSAMTVLENIMFPMRELASLDKQLMHELAILKLMLVGLSKETGGKFPAELSGGMQRRAAAARAIAMDPELLFLDEPTSGLDPLSAKQFDELILFLRNALNLTIVIVSHDIESLQRTTDRVAFVGKGKIISVEPIDKLMQNDHPLIADYFSKF from the coding sequence ATGAGCGAGCCCATTATTGAAATCAAAGGATTAAAGAATTATTTAGGCAGCCAATGGGTTCATTCTGATGTAAACCTTACTGTAGAAAAGGGAGAAATTCTTGCCATCATTGGCGGCAGTGGCAGCGGAAAAACAACCATCTTACGCAGCATTCTCATGTTATTAAAACCAACGGCAGGTACCATTAAGGTATTTGGAAAAGATATTGAACACATCAGTGAACATGAAGCGAACGCACTTCGTCAACGTTGGGGCATGCTATTTCAACATAGCGCTCTTTTTTCAGCAATGACAGTCCTTGAAAACATCATGTTTCCCATGCGCGAACTGGCGTCGCTTGATAAACAACTCATGCACGAACTGGCTATTTTAAAACTAATGCTTGTCGGTTTATCTAAAGAAACTGGCGGAAAATTTCCGGCAGAACTCAGCGGAGGAATGCAAAGACGTGCTGCGGCAGCACGCGCCATTGCCATGGATCCTGAATTATTATTTCTTGATGAACCTACCTCAGGACTCGACCCATTAAGTGCCAAACAATTTGATGAGTTGATTCTTTTTTTAAGAAATGCATTGAATCTAACCATTGTGATTGTCAGTCATGACATTGAATCTCTGCAGCGCACGACGGATCGCGTCGCTTTTGTAGGCAAAGGAAAAATAATCAGCGTGGAACCAATTGATAAATTAATGCAAAATGATCATCCATTAATTGCTGATTATTTCAGTAAATTTTAA
- a CDS encoding MlaD family protein has product MESKINYTMVGLTVVILTAGLIIAGLWLSIGFDRKEYNMYTVYMNESVTGLSEESLVKYNGVKVGQVSKIELSKFDPRRVKILLKIEEGTPITTSTYATLITQGITGTTYLGLSPSSSTFVPLQKTPGEPYPVIPAKPSFFNRLEKNINDISHGFKRILTQENSENLKESLSNLQKISYSIAKNDENINKSLQELPKVIHELKAGIHKFGKMTEDMSKAGNQFSMTMKAGKDGIDKISQQTIPPAIILLRRLDLIAANLEIVSAQMRQNPAVIIRGSTPPKSGPGE; this is encoded by the coding sequence TTGGAATCAAAAATTAACTACACCATGGTTGGATTAACCGTCGTCATTCTAACCGCCGGTCTTATCATCGCAGGCCTTTGGCTATCTATCGGATTCGATAGAAAAGAATATAATATGTACACGGTGTATATGAATGAATCCGTAACGGGTTTGTCTGAAGAATCACTGGTCAAATATAATGGTGTAAAAGTTGGACAGGTAAGCAAAATTGAATTAAGTAAATTTGATCCACGACGTGTCAAAATATTGCTTAAAATCGAAGAAGGAACTCCTATCACCACAAGCACTTATGCGACTTTAATTACCCAAGGGATTACCGGAACGACCTATTTGGGACTATCCCCAAGTTCATCAACGTTTGTTCCTCTGCAAAAAACCCCTGGAGAACCTTATCCTGTCATACCTGCGAAACCATCTTTTTTTAATCGCTTGGAAAAAAACATTAACGACATCAGCCATGGATTTAAGCGCATTTTAACGCAGGAAAATTCAGAGAATTTGAAAGAATCCTTAAGCAATCTGCAAAAAATCTCTTATTCCATTGCCAAAAACGATGAAAATATTAATAAAAGCCTTCAAGAATTACCTAAAGTCATTCATGAACTTAAAGCAGGCATTCACAAATTTGGCAAGATGACGGAAGACATGTCCAAAGCAGGTAATCAATTCAGTATGACTATGAAAGCAGGCAAGGACGGTATTGATAAAATATCACAACAAACCATTCCTCCGGCCATCATATTATTACGACGCCTGGATTTAATTGCCGCCAATCTTGAAATTGTGAGTGCACAAATGCGACAAAACCCAGCCGTTATCATTCGTGGCAGCACCCCCCCTAAATCAGGCCCGGGAGAATAA
- a CDS encoding ABC-type transport auxiliary lipoprotein family protein — protein MNKGSVLRCVLFICLLSLGSGCAVKTSVNNQYKLENFGCTPVKGKRSASSILVTQPEAVAGYQTEQMLYMVKPFELNPFAHSAWVGAPANMLFPLILQSLQYSNYFSAVISTPYGEKADYRLDTQLIELHQNFLANPSRIELIVKVVLTYVADNHVIASKIIKRDVQCPENTPYGGVLAANIAVKEFTEIMTEFVIAHIKQQSPYSKTMAKNYKQLYNVPPSTRIKKI, from the coding sequence GTGAATAAAGGATCTGTCTTACGCTGTGTTCTCTTTATATGCCTGCTGAGTTTGGGTAGCGGATGTGCCGTTAAAACATCTGTTAATAACCAATATAAATTGGAAAATTTCGGTTGCACACCAGTCAAAGGAAAACGTTCAGCCTCATCCATACTGGTTACCCAACCAGAGGCTGTCGCAGGTTATCAGACTGAACAAATGCTTTATATGGTTAAACCGTTTGAATTAAATCCTTTTGCCCATAGTGCTTGGGTAGGGGCGCCAGCAAACATGCTTTTTCCTCTTATTTTGCAAAGCCTGCAATACAGTAATTACTTTTCTGCCGTCATCTCAACCCCTTATGGCGAAAAAGCAGATTACCGGTTAGATACTCAGCTTATCGAATTACATCAGAATTTTTTGGCAAATCCCAGCAGGATAGAACTTATTGTCAAAGTCGTGTTAACGTACGTTGCTGATAATCATGTTATCGCGTCGAAAATCATTAAACGAGACGTGCAATGTCCTGAAAACACGCCTTACGGGGGAGTCCTCGCTGCCAACATAGCCGTGAAAGAATTTACAGAAATTATGACAGAGTTCGTCATCGCCCATATAAAACAGCAATCTCCATATTCAAAGACAATGGCGAAAAATTATAAACAATTGTACAATGTGCCACCATCAACACGGATTAAAAAAATCTAG
- the pal gene encoding peptidoglycan-associated lipoprotein Pal gives MNVKSIFKSGLLAASILLLASCSKAPGSADGTATEEGGLSAQGLGQLNGRFAGQEAGESYTTQAPHNQIYLFAYDNATLASKYVPSVNAQAEYLKSHPGARILIAGHTDERGSREYNVALGERRANTVAELMRMAGVDRQQIRVVSYGKERPANYGHDEASHRQNRRVELIYEATR, from the coding sequence ATGAACGTCAAATCAATTTTTAAATCAGGACTTTTAGCTGCCAGCATCTTATTGCTTGCGTCTTGCTCTAAAGCTCCGGGAAGCGCCGATGGTACCGCAACAGAAGAGGGTGGTTTGTCAGCCCAAGGACTTGGCCAATTAAACGGTCGTTTCGCTGGCCAAGAAGCAGGAGAGTCTTATACCACTCAAGCGCCACATAATCAGATTTATTTGTTTGCTTATGATAATGCTACCTTAGCATCAAAATATGTCCCTTCAGTTAATGCCCAAGCAGAGTATCTCAAATCCCATCCTGGTGCACGAATACTGATCGCCGGCCATACCGATGAACGCGGAAGTCGTGAATACAACGTTGCGTTGGGTGAGCGCCGAGCTAACACCGTTGCTGAATTAATGCGCATGGCTGGGGTTGATCGGCAGCAAATCAGAGTGGTCAGTTATGGCAAAGAGCGCCCCGCCAATTACGGCCATGATGAAGCATCTCACCGCCAAAATCGACGTGTCGAACTAATTTATGAGGCTACCCGATGA
- the queE gene encoding 7-carboxy-7-deazaguanine synthase QueE codes for MKKRLPNQLRITEIFHSLQGESTTIGLPTTFIRLTGCPLRCQYCDTAYAFHGGELIHIEEIISRVVSFECQHVCITGGEPLAQPGCLHLLKQLCDTGYNVSLETSGARDISTVDERVMIVMDLKTPDSGECAKNKLSNLDHLKKTDQIKFVLCSHDDYQWACTMINKHQLTARTQILFSPSWGQLNPTTLANWIVKDRLKVRFQLQLHKILWNDVPGH; via the coding sequence ATGAAAAAACGATTACCTAATCAATTACGTATTACTGAAATATTCCATTCGTTACAAGGCGAATCTACTACCATCGGTCTGCCTACTACCTTTATCAGGCTTACTGGTTGTCCTTTGCGTTGTCAATATTGCGATACCGCTTACGCATTCCATGGTGGGGAGTTAATCCATATAGAAGAAATTATATCTCGCGTTGTTTCCTTTGAATGCCAACACGTCTGTATCACGGGCGGTGAGCCTCTGGCACAACCCGGTTGTCTTCATCTGCTCAAACAATTATGTGATACCGGTTACAATGTTTCATTAGAAACCAGTGGAGCCCGGGATATATCCACCGTTGATGAACGGGTCATGATCGTTATGGATTTGAAAACACCAGATTCTGGCGAATGCGCAAAAAACAAATTATCTAATCTCGATCATCTTAAAAAAACGGATCAAATTAAATTTGTATTATGCAGCCATGATGATTATCAATGGGCATGCACTATGATTAATAAGCACCAATTGACTGCTCGAACACAAATTCTTTTTTCACCCAGTTGGGGGCAACTCAACCCTACCACACTGGCTAATTGGATAGTAAAAGATCGTCTCAAGGTACGATTTCAATTACAACTGCACAAAATTTTATGGAACGATGTCCCCGGACACTAG
- a CDS encoding mevalonate kinase family protein, with protein sequence MSYDFQTTTHGKWILAGEHSAIRGHSALVFPIHEKKLTLSYRQSTSELNADYEGESGADMHLLFWSVLEQGMQILGKSLNSLNGHFHLSSNIPIGVGMGASAALCVAVARWFSTQNMLTNWELHHFAKELEHMFHGQSSGLDIAGVASNTGIYFKQGLYSKIEQKWKPRWYLSSCGQIGITSHCIHQVKHLWETNPNHAEQIDQEMLHSVSLAQQALECFQPKSQEMLAQAINLAANCFQQWGLVSENLKQHMETLRNAGAIAVKPTGSGGGGYMISLWDPNITLPDMPFIPV encoded by the coding sequence ATGTCATATGATTTTCAAACAACCACTCATGGAAAATGGATTCTTGCCGGAGAGCATTCAGCCATTCGCGGTCATAGCGCTCTGGTATTTCCAATTCATGAAAAAAAACTCACACTCAGTTATCGTCAATCCACGTCAGAATTAAATGCAGATTATGAAGGTGAAAGTGGCGCTGATATGCACTTGTTATTTTGGAGTGTACTTGAGCAAGGAATGCAAATTTTGGGGAAGTCTCTCAATAGCCTAAACGGCCACTTCCATTTATCCAGTAATATCCCTATTGGTGTTGGTATGGGAGCGTCCGCAGCGCTGTGTGTTGCAGTAGCACGATGGTTTTCCACTCAAAACATGCTGACGAATTGGGAACTCCATCATTTTGCCAAAGAATTAGAACATATGTTTCACGGACAAAGCAGTGGATTAGATATCGCCGGCGTCGCCTCAAATACAGGAATATATTTCAAACAAGGACTTTATTCAAAAATCGAACAGAAGTGGAAGCCACGATGGTATTTATCGTCTTGTGGTCAAATTGGCATTACGTCACACTGCATTCATCAAGTAAAACATTTATGGGAAACGAATCCCAACCATGCAGAGCAAATTGACCAGGAAATGCTGCATAGCGTATCTCTGGCGCAACAAGCATTGGAATGTTTCCAGCCGAAATCTCAAGAAATGCTTGCACAGGCAATCAATCTTGCGGCAAATTGCTTTCAGCAGTGGGGGCTTGTAAGTGAAAATCTAAAACAGCATATGGAAACACTGCGTAACGCTGGTGCAATTGCAGTCAAGCCAACCGGCTCTGGGGGAGGAGGATATATGATTAGTTTATGGGACCCTAATATAACGCTTCCCGATATGCCCTTTATTCCGGTATAA
- a CDS encoding septum formation initiator family protein produces the protein MRIIIACLVLALIGLQYKLWLGDGSISQWLQLEKKLDAQKSENKKLLKRNRAIEADILELKSGEQALEEQARFELGMIKDGEVYYHFAE, from the coding sequence ATGCGAATAATTATTGCTTGTTTAGTGTTGGCATTGATTGGTTTGCAATATAAATTATGGCTTGGTGACGGCAGCATCTCTCAATGGCTGCAACTTGAAAAAAAACTCGACGCGCAAAAATCCGAAAATAAAAAATTGCTCAAGCGTAATCGTGCTATAGAAGCGGATATCCTGGAATTAAAATCTGGGGAACAAGCTCTGGAGGAACAAGCACGCTTCGAGCTTGGTATGATAAAAGATGGTGAAGTGTATTACCATTTTGCCGAATAA
- the eno gene encoding phosphopyruvate hydratase, with protein sequence MMYITKVIGREILDSRGNPTVEADVVLENGVIGRASVPSGASTGSREACELRDHDPHRYVGKGVIQAISHINHEINAALQHFSVAEQECIDARLCELDGTENKSRLGANAILAVSLACARAYAKASELPLFKVLNQDEVMRMPVPMMNVLNGGAHADNNVDIQEFMIMPIGASDFATALQVGTETFHVLKSVLKKQGLNTAVGDEGGFAPNLRSNRQALDILAEAVQSAGFHLGRDIVFALDVAASELFVEGKYHLISENKTFNHEGLIEYYTELVKQFPIVSIEDGLDEGDWAGWQALTKQLGDQIQLVGDDLFVTNPHLLKKGIVEETANAILIKLNQIGTLSETRETMRLAHEHDYRCVISHRSGETEDTFIADLAVASGCGQIKTGSLCRTDRIAKYNQLLRINEQISLPYAGRTILRSSGISR encoded by the coding sequence ATTATGTACATTACCAAGGTAATAGGACGGGAAATTCTGGATTCGCGTGGTAATCCAACGGTGGAGGCCGATGTGGTGTTGGAAAATGGAGTCATAGGCAGAGCAAGTGTCCCCTCAGGTGCCTCTACAGGCAGTCGTGAAGCTTGTGAATTGCGTGATCATGACCCGCATCGTTATGTGGGCAAAGGAGTAATTCAGGCAATTAGCCATATTAATCATGAAATTAATGCTGCTTTGCAGCATTTTTCAGTGGCCGAACAAGAATGCATTGATGCACGCTTGTGTGAATTGGATGGTACAGAAAACAAGTCTCGTCTGGGGGCAAATGCTATTCTTGCTGTTTCACTTGCTTGTGCAAGAGCTTATGCTAAGGCTTCTGAATTGCCGTTGTTTAAGGTGCTTAATCAGGATGAAGTGATGCGGATGCCGGTGCCCATGATGAATGTCTTAAATGGCGGGGCGCATGCAGACAATAATGTTGATATCCAAGAGTTTATGATAATGCCCATAGGGGCCTCTGATTTCGCAACAGCCTTGCAAGTGGGCACAGAGACGTTTCATGTACTTAAATCTGTACTTAAAAAACAAGGATTAAACACAGCGGTGGGTGATGAGGGTGGTTTTGCTCCTAATCTTAGGTCCAACCGTCAAGCGCTCGACATTTTGGCAGAAGCGGTGCAGTCCGCTGGTTTTCATTTAGGACGCGATATTGTTTTTGCGTTGGACGTGGCTGCGTCAGAACTGTTTGTTGAAGGGAAATATCATTTAATTTCAGAAAATAAAACATTTAATCATGAAGGATTGATTGAATATTATACTGAATTAGTAAAACAATTTCCTATTGTTAGCATAGAGGATGGTTTAGACGAAGGTGATTGGGCCGGATGGCAAGCATTAACCAAGCAGTTGGGTGATCAAATACAATTGGTCGGAGATGATTTGTTTGTAACAAATCCTCATCTTTTAAAAAAAGGCATTGTTGAGGAAACTGCAAATGCCATTCTGATTAAACTCAATCAAATTGGCACGCTCAGCGAGACAAGAGAGACGATGCGTCTGGCTCATGAGCACGATTATCGTTGTGTCATATCACATCGCTCTGGGGAAACTGAGGATACTTTTATTGCTGATCTGGCAGTGGCCAGTGGTTGTGGTCAAATCAAAACAGGTTCTCTCTGCCGTACTGACCGAATAGCAAAATACAATCAATTATTACGGATTAATGAACAAATTTCGTTGCCTTATGCTGGCAGAACCATCTTAAGATCGTCTGGCATTTCAAGGTAA
- a CDS encoding FUSC family protein has protein sequence MERFTINKEPTLQIALALLPGIMASIVLHDQHYLLASFYAVCAVIPFGVAHANKQITYLFSLFIIICSFIASLLIQDWVLFFLFLAIPVTLFSVYEKQNKQLKTMTSWWIIGVVYASFHIHQSLRIHWSEFLLISLLTLSGCFIALYSKRSTSWTLPAFVLQKKYLRYYVKYPLALFITITLLANLHLAEGEWLIWSCFSMLSLDFSKAKTRYQQRLVGVAFGVSLGLIIIKITPYSPWLEYIYMICILLTLRLFHSYLYSFAIRCFFVVLYAGSNYQDIGHARLTDIALGGAIGILLSYGLRNRTASTNQL, from the coding sequence ATGGAACGTTTTACAATCAACAAAGAACCAACGCTGCAAATTGCCTTGGCATTACTCCCAGGTATAATGGCAAGCATCGTACTTCATGATCAGCATTATTTATTAGCTTCGTTTTATGCCGTTTGTGCCGTTATACCATTTGGTGTCGCGCATGCGAACAAGCAGATTACCTACCTCTTTTCCCTGTTCATTATAATTTGCAGCTTTATTGCATCCTTACTTATTCAGGATTGGGTGCTTTTTTTTCTTTTTTTAGCAATCCCAGTGACCTTGTTTTCTGTGTATGAAAAACAAAACAAGCAATTAAAAACCATGACAAGCTGGTGGATCATTGGCGTTGTCTATGCCAGCTTTCATATCCATCAAAGTTTAAGAATCCATTGGTCAGAATTCCTGCTTATTTCTTTGCTGACTTTAAGTGGATGTTTCATCGCATTATATAGCAAACGCTCAACATCCTGGACACTTCCAGCATTCGTCCTACAAAAAAAATACTTACGTTATTATGTAAAATATCCTCTGGCACTCTTTATTACCATCACGCTTCTGGCCAATTTGCATCTTGCAGAAGGCGAATGGTTAATTTGGTCGTGTTTTTCAATGTTAAGTCTGGATTTTTCCAAAGCCAAAACGAGATATCAGCAACGATTAGTAGGCGTTGCTTTTGGCGTAAGCCTCGGCTTAATCATCATCAAGATAACACCCTATTCACCCTGGCTTGAATATATTTATATGATTTGCATTTTACTCACGCTACGCCTGTTTCATTCCTATTTATATTCCTTTGCAATTCGATGTTTTTTCGTGGTCTTATATGCAGGAAGTAATTATCAAGACATTGGTCATGCAAGACTAACAGACATTGCTTTAGGGGGTGCGATAGGCATCCTACTTTCCTATGGTTTGCGTAACCGTACTGCATCAACTAACCAGCTTTAA
- a CDS encoding cysteine hydrolase family protein, with protein sequence MKNNALIIIDFINDLTHPHGKVAKGHELLQKNHVIERVNQSIDHARKNDWLLVFVRVGFSDHYPECLQNSPIFAQLPQKEALKLGTWGTNFLDSLHLKQDDLIITKHRISPFYGTELDLILRTHPIKNVFVSGFSTDMAVQSMVREGHDRGYNMIVIIDACSAHTEENHHASLLSLSRLAQLMHANDLQML encoded by the coding sequence ATGAAAAATAATGCACTCATTATAATAGATTTTATAAATGACTTGACTCATCCTCACGGCAAAGTGGCTAAAGGACATGAACTGCTACAGAAAAATCATGTCATTGAACGAGTAAATCAAAGCATCGATCATGCTCGAAAAAATGATTGGCTACTCGTGTTTGTTCGCGTTGGATTTAGTGATCATTATCCTGAATGCCTGCAAAATTCCCCGATCTTTGCCCAGTTGCCTCAAAAAGAAGCCCTAAAGCTTGGTACATGGGGCACCAATTTTCTGGATAGCTTACATCTCAAACAAGATGATTTAATCATTACCAAACATCGTATTAGTCCATTTTATGGTACGGAACTTGATTTGATTCTTCGAACCCATCCTATTAAAAATGTATTTGTCAGCGGCTTCTCTACTGATATGGCCGTACAATCCATGGTTAGAGAAGGACATGACCGCGGTTATAATATGATAGTCATCATTGACGCTTGCAGTGCCCATACGGAAGAAAATCACCATGCAAGCTTGTTAAGCTTAAGCCGCTTAGCACAACTAATGCATGCAAATGATTTGCAAATGCTTTAA